ACGAGTAACAGTCCGAGGAACGCCGCGAGCGTTGCGGCGTCCGCGAGGCCAAGTGCAGTCATCTCGGGAGCGGAACGGGAGTCACCGACGCTGGGCGATCGGATCGCTTCTGTGTGCCCGCGTTCGGTGAGCAGGTGTGATGGAACTACTTCGCTCGCCCACCGGCTTGAGTCTCGTGGCGATTGTCGTGTTGGTGGGACTGAGCGCGTTCTTCTCCAGCAGCGAGACGGCCATCTTCACGCTCCCCGACGAGTGGATCGACGAGCACGCGAACAGTGGGGATCCCGACGGAGCGACGCTGCGCGACTTGCGTGACGACCCCCACCGGCTATTGGTGACGATCCTCGTCGGGAACAACGTCGTCAACGTCGCCATCGCCAGCCTCACGACGGTGCTGGCCACCGAGTACCTGCCCGACGGGATGGGCGTCACGGTCGCCACGATCGCCGCCAGCTTCCTGATCCTGATCTTCGGCGAAATCGTGCCGAAGTCCTACGGGTTGGCCCGGGCCACGGAGTGGGCCGAGACCGTGGCTCGCCCGCTCGCGATCGTTGAGCTCCTCCTGTACCCG
This genomic interval from Halobaculum marinum contains the following:
- a CDS encoding DUF21 domain-containing protein, encoding MELLRSPTGLSLVAIVVLVGLSAFFSSSETAIFTLPDEWIDEHANSGDPDGATLRDLRDDPHRLLVTILVGNNVVNVAIASLTTVLATEYLPDGMGVTVATIAASFLILIFGEIVPKSYGLARATEWAETVARPLAIVELLLYPLVFVFDRITRGLTAVIGGEADIETPYTDE